One window of the Vicia villosa cultivar HV-30 ecotype Madison, WI unplaced genomic scaffold, Vvil1.0 ctg.001241F_1_1_2_unsc, whole genome shotgun sequence genome contains the following:
- the LOC131634150 gene encoding abscisic acid 8'-hydroxylase 1-like yields the protein MWDLSREKLVMVVQNYYDIIMVLFLSIGLTYLASRAWKKATSKREDIPGRLGLPLIGETFSFLSANNSTRGCYDFVRLRRLWHGRWFKTRLFGKIHVFIPNPEGARTIFANDFDLFNKGYVKSMADAVGKKSLLCVPVENHKRIRRLLSEPFSMTSLSAFITKFDKMLCGRLQNLEGKGKSFKVLDFSMKMTFDAMCDMLMSITEDSLLRQIENDCTAVSDAMLSFPVMIPGTRYYKGIMGRKRLMETFREIIARRRTGEESPGDFLQSMLQRDSFPASEKLDDSEIMDNLLTLIIAGQTTTAAAMMWSVKFLHENSDAQDILREEQLSLTKMKPEGASLNHEDINNMRYGLKVVKETLRMSNVLLWFPRVALNDCTIEGYGIKKGWHVNIDATCIHYDSDIFKDPLKFNPQRFDEMQKPYSFIPFGSGPRTCLGMNMAKVTMLVFLHRLTSCYTWTLDDLDTCLEKKAHIPRLRSGCPITLKSISKSMP from the exons ATGTGGGATCTATCAAGGGAAAAACTAGTAATGGTAGTGCAAAACTATTATGACATAATCATGGTCTTATTTCTCTCTATAGGATTAACATATTTAGCTTCAAGAGCTTGGAAAAAAGCTACAAGCAAGAGAGAAGACATCCCTGGCCGGCTTGGATTACCTCTAATTGGtgaaactttttcttttctttcagccAATAATAGTACAAGAGGTTGCTATGATTTTGTCAGACTTAGACGATTGTG GCACGGGAGATGGTTCAAGACAAGGCTATTTGGCAAGATTCATGTATTTATTCCTAATCCTGAAGGTGCGAGGACCATATTTGCTAATGACTTTGATCTATTCAACAAGGGCTATGTAAAATCAATGGCAGATGCTGTAGGAAAGAAAAGCTTGTTGTGTGTACCAGTTGAGAACCACAAAAGAATAAGGCGTCTTCTATCTGAACCATTCTCCATGACTTCCTTATCTGCATTTATCACAAAGTTTGACAAAATGTTGTGTGGAAGGCTGCAAAATCTAGAAGGAAAGGGGAAAAGTTTTAAGGTGTTGGATTTCTCAATGAAG atgacatttgATGCAATGTGCGATATGCTGATGAGCATCACGGAAGATTCATTACTACGACAGATCGAGAATGACTGCACTGCTGTCTCTGATGCTATGTTGTCCTTTCCAGTCATGATTCCAGGCACAAGATACTATAAAGGCATCATG GGTCGTAAAAGGCTCATGGAAACCTTCAGAGAGATCATTGCTAGACGTAGGACGGGAGAAGAATCTCCAGGGGACTTCCTGCAGTCCATGTTGCAGAGAGACTCATTTCCAGCCAGTGAAAAGCTTGATGACTCGGAAATTATGGATAATCTTTTGACATTGATAATTGCGGGACAGACTACAACAGCAGCGGCAATGATGTGGAGTGTAAAATTCCTACATGAAAACAGTGATGCACAGGACATACTCAGG GAGGAACAGTTGTCTTTAACCAAAATGAAGCCAGAAGGAGCCTCACTTAATCATGAAGATATCAACAACATGCGTTACGGTTTGAAG GTAGTTAAGGAAACACTAAGAATGTCTAATGTCCTGTTATGGTTTCCTCGTGTTGCACTTAACGACTGTACAATTGAAG GGTATGGAATAAAGAAAGGCTGGCACGTTAACATCGATGCAACTTGTATACATTATGACTCAGATATATTCAAGGATCCATTGAAATTTAACCCACAGAGATTTGAT GAAATGCAAAAGCCCTACAGTTTTATACCTTTTGGATCAGGGCCTAGGACTTGCCTTGGGATGAATATGGCAAAAGTGACAATGTTGGTCTTTTTACACAGGCTAACTAGTTGTTACAC GTGGACCCTTGATGATTTAGATACTTGCTTAGAAAAGAAGGCACACATACCTAGACTAAGGAGTGGCTGTCCAATAACATTGAAGTCCATAAGCAAGAGCATGCCATAG